Part of the Streptococcaceae bacterium ESL0687 genome is shown below.
CCAAATGTATTCTGAAGCATACATATTTTTAATGGCTTTGTCTTCATAGATTCCACGTCCTGTTTCCTCTACGGCCATCTTAGCAAGAGGCATGTGCTCATTTAAAGCCGCCATACTCATCTCATGAACAATATGGTCAACTTGCTCTTGGTTAAGTTTTTCAAGTTCTTTAAGGGCATAGTTGGCCTTACCAACCAACTCATTAATCATAAGCTCAGTTTCTGAAACTTCAACAGTTTCTACAGTCTTTACTACCATCTTTTCTCCTTTATAAGTCATTTGCAACTTTGTTAATTATTTATCAAAGTTATTATATCACAGACGTAAGAAATGTAAACCATTTTTTGATAATTTTTTCACTATTTTTAGGGTTAAAAAACCTTATTTAGCTCTAAAATACTTATATTTAAAGGTTTTTTAGTTAAAATTTGTTAATTTATATTTTAAAAAATGTTATAAAACTAACAAATATCATTAAAAAAAGAATCTCCAAGAGATTCTTACTTAAGTTGATCAATTATTTTTCTGCTTCCGCTTCTTACAAGCTCATAAGTTTCATCAAAGTCACCGGTAAAATAAGGATCTGGAACACTTTTTCCTTCGATAAAATGATGAATTTTTCCCTTGTATTCCTGAGGAGACATGACTAAAAGGTCCCGGTAATTATTTTCATCCATGGCATAAATATAGTCGAAATTTTTAAAATCTACATCAGATATTTTCCTACTTGTCTTTGTACTATCATAGATAATCCCGTGCTCTTTAAAAATATCAAGGGTTCCCCCGTGAATTTTATTTCCGTGCTCCCAGTTACCAGTCGCAAAACTTTCAACCTGATAATCATCTGAAAGCCCTGCTTTTTTAAGTTCATCCTTGAAGACAAACTCTGCCATTGGACTTCTGCAAATATTACCCAAGCAAACAAAGGCTACTTTTTTCATAAATTACCATACTCCATTTCTATCTTTCTTTCTATCTTCTTAATAATCTTACTTTTTCCAGTCCCCAGTAAATCAAAAGAACCATAAGCGACAAGAGGCCACAGACCAAGTAGTCAGCTCCTCCAAAACTAGCTATGTTTTTATCAATGAATAAAACATCAATAACAACAGCTATAATGGCTGAAATAGCGAGGGCTAAAATTAGAATTTTATTATAGTAATTAAGGGGACGACTAACTACCCCAACCATTAGCAAACCATTTAACATGGCGATAATCAAGCAAATGAGACTCACCTTGCTGTAACCACTAACAAAAATATTTGCCAGAATACTTGATACCACAAGGGTCGAACTTCCGATACATGCATTGACTAAAACATCCCTCATAAAATTATCAGCTACCTTGGCCTTACTTTCCTCAAAGGTCAAGAAGAAGGAAGGTACACCAACCGTAATGGTCGACAGTAAGGTAAGTTGAATGGGTGTAAAGGGAAATCTTAGGGCAAATAAGATGGAGATGACTGAAAAGGCAATGGAAAAGAAGGTTTTAATCAAAAAGAGGGACTCAACCTTTTGAATATTATTGATAACTCGTCTACCTTCCATCAATATGTCATAAAAGACACCAAAATCATCAGTTAAAAAGATAATATTTGAAACACTCTTGGCAGCACTGGTAGCCCCGTTCATGGCAAAACTTACATCTGCTTTTTTAAGGGCTAAAACGTCATTTACCCCGTCCCCGCTCATGGCAACTGTCTTTCCTTCTTCCTGGAGGATTTCAACCATTCTTTCCTTCTGACTAGGAGTGACCCGGCCAAAAATATCATATTTTAAAACAACCTCACGAAAGTCATCATCTGCAACTTGACTCATATCAATAGCACGCGCATCCTTTGAAAAACCTGCTTCACGGGCTACCCCAAGAACAGCTAGATGATTATCCCCACTTATTATCTTAATATCCACATCCTGACTAGAAAAATACTCGAAGGTTTTCTTGGTGTTATCCTTGATTTCATCTGACAATATCAGACTTCCAATCATTGATAAATTATAAGGACTTTCTACATAGTCCTTGCTCCAGGCAAGGGTCAAAATCCTATAACCCTCAAGTTTTGCCTCCTGAAATTTTTCTGGAAGCTCTTCCTTAAGATCCAAAAATTCAGCTGCCCCAAAGAAATAGGTCCCCTGGCCTTCAACTTGAATATAGGAATACTTATTTTTACTTGAAAAAGCACCAATGTTTCTAACGTCCCAGGTTCTTTTTAATTTTAGAGCCTGCTTAAGGGCCCTACTTGTAGCATTTTCATCATCAAAATAAGAAAGATAGTTTTCAAGAATATCCTTAGTTTTTGAATCAATATCAACAAGTTTCATCCTCCCTGTCGTAATTGTCCCTGTCTTATCAAAACACAGAACATCTACCCGAGCTAGGGTTTCCACACAAAATAACTCCTCAACCAGAACCTTTTTACGAGACAGTTTAAGGGCAGATACTGCAAGGGATACACTCACCAAAAGAATAAGTCCCTCAGGAATCATTCCCACAAGAGCTCCCGAGGTAGCTAGAACAATCTCATCATAGCTAAAACCCTTATAATAACCTCTTAGTGACATAAGAATCGCTAGAGGAATTAAAAGGAGGGAAATAATTTTTAAAATCTCATTTAAGTTATCCCTTAATTTTGAAGGGTATTTTTTAAAAACCTTGGTCTTTTGGGCAAACTTATTAATATAGCTTGCATCTCCTACGGCCTCAACCTTGACCAAGCAGTGACCACTTAAAACATTACTACCACTTAAGAGCTCTTCTCCAATCCCCTTTAAAATACTGTCACTCTCACCTGTTAATAGGGATTCATCAACTTCTATTTGGCCTGAAATAATCCTCCCGTCAACGGGTATCTGATCTCCTATGTTTAAATGGAGGTAGTCGCCGTGAACAATCTCTTCTGAATAGATTTTAACTGTTTTCTTATCCCGGTTAACCTCATATTCACTTCGGCTTAAAAGTTCAAGTCTTTCCAAGGCCAGCTTAGAGCGAATCTCCTGAACACTTCCTATAACTGAGTTAACTACAATAACAAAGACAAAGGTCAGATTTTCAAAGCGTCCTGTTGTAGCAACTATAATTGCTAGGACAAGAACCATCCCATTAATAAAGGTGAAGGTATTTGAAAGAATAATTTCCCAGACTGACTTAGTTATCTTGTCAGTACTTACATTCTTTTCAGCATGTTCAACCTCTTGACTTGTTAAATATTCCAAAAGCCTTTTCCTCTTATATCCTTTAAATAATTACTAATCTTCCTCGAAAAAAGGAAGACCTAGGTGATCATAGGCGAGTTTTGTAACCTTCCTGCCCTGTCTTGTTCTTACAATGAAACCTTTTTGAATCAAATATGGCTCATACATATCCTCAATGGTCTCACGCTCTTCAGCAATATTTACTGCTATAGTCGAAAGACCAACAGGCCCTCCGTCATATAATTCTATCATTGTTTTTAGGATCTTTTGATCGATATAATCAAGACCTGCCCGGTCAATATCAAGCATGCTTAAAGCCTGGTCTGTCACTTGCTCATCGACTAGACCAGTCCCCTTAATCTGAGCATAGTCCCTAACTCTTTTTAAGAGGCGGTTGGCTATCCGGGGAGTACCACGACTTCTAAGGGCCAACTCAAGGGCTCCCTGATCACTTATTTCAACATCAAATAAGCCTGCCGTCCTTTTTACAATCTCTTCCAGGTCATGAACCTCATAATATTCCATATGGGCTGAAATACCAAAACGGGCCCGCAAGGGATTTGAAAGCATACCAGCACGTGTGGTAGCACCCACCAGGGTAAAGGGAGGAAGTTCCAAGTGAACACTTCTACTTCCGTCTCCATTACCTAGCATAATATCAATATAAAAATCTTCCATGGCCGAATAGAGAATCTCCTCAACATTCATGGGCATCCGGTGGATTTCATCAATAAAGAGAACATCCCCTGGTTCAAGCTCATTTAAAAGGGCGACCAAATCCCCTGGTTTTTCAATGGCAGGCCCTGATGTTTGCTTGATATTAACACCTAGTTCCTGGGCAATAATAAAAGCCATAGTTGTTTTCCCAAGACCTGGGGGACCAAATAAGAGAACATGATCAAGACTTTCCTCACGCATGAGAGCTGCCTCAATAAAGATTTCTAATTGTTCCTTAACCTTGTCCTGGCCAATATATTGGGCAAGCCTTTGGGGTCTTAAGGAAAGTTCACTTGAAAGTTCCTGACCCTGAGCCTTACCATCTAAAAATTCATTTGTCATTGTCATCACTCTCCTACTAGGCTTTATTATAGCATAAGAAATAAGGGTAGGAATCAGCCAAACTATGTAAAATATGTGACATAAATCCTTTCTTCTACCAGCATTTACTGGCCAAATAAAAAGATTCAGAGCCTTAGACTTTGAATCTTTTTAATTATTTTTTCTTTTGAAAAAACATTTTCAATTGATCATGGAAACTGGTTCCAAGATTTCTCTTAATAATCCCCATACGTGTTACAAGGCAAATTAAAAAGACATCTAGGATTAACCAAAAAACACCCCAACCACCTAAATTACTTAAAAAAGTAAGCATGATTACCACCAAAACCCTAATTTTATATTAAAAACCTACATCTTTTCTAAAAAAATAGCAAGTAATCTTTTATATTATAAGCTTATAGACTAACTAGCGCATCATAAACTTAAGGGCAGATTTAATATAACCTTCAGTTGTATCAGAACTTCCCTCCAGATTCTTCCTAACCTTCTTGAGTTCACTGGCCTTATAACCCAAGGCTTCCAAGGCTTCAAGAGCTTCTTCGAGAGCTGTATTTTGATTCTCTACCCGCGCTTCAGCAAATAAATTACCACTTGGATTAAGTTCAAATTTTCCTTCAAGATCTAAAACCATCTGCATGGCCGTCTTCTTCCCAACCCCAGGAAACTTCATCAAATATTTAGTATCACTGGCATGGATAGCTTCAACCAAACCCTCATTATCAGAACTTGCAAGAATAGCCAGGGCTGATTTAGGACCAATCCCTGAAACACTGATTAATTTTAAGAAAAGAGCCTTTTCGTCCTCACTCATAAAAGCATAAAGGGTGTGGGCATCATCTCTTATTACCTGATGAACATAGACCTTAAGCTCAGTATTCATCAAATGAGAAAAACTATAGGGATTAGCCACCTGGAGGAGGTAACCAATTCCTGAAACATCAACAACAATATAAGTGGGAGTAATCTTTACTAGAACTCCTTTGAGGTATTCATACATATATCTACTTTCTATTAAAACTCTAAATCCCAACCACCCTTGTGATTTTCTTGGATTCTTCTAAACATTTTTTCCATGTCAGCCTTAGTAAAATGGACTAAAACAGGTCGACCATGTGGGCAATTATAGGGATTTTTACACCGAGATAAATCCACTAAAAGCTGTCTTGCACTAAAATCGTCAAGATAATGATTGGCCTTGATAGACTGCTTACAACTCATCATAATGGCAAGATCAGCCCGGTAATCCTTAACGCTCACCTGACCAAGATTTAAAAGCATGTCAACCATCTGATAGACTGCTCCTTCAACCTCATCTTCCTTCATCCAGGTTGGATGCTCCCGTAAAATAAACTGCTGGTCACCGTATTCCATCAGATTTAAACCAACCTCCCTTAAAAGAGGTAATTTTTCCTTAATTAAAAGAAAATCATTCTTAGGAAAATCAAAAAGATAAGGAATTAAAAGCTGTTGCTTAAGGTCTTCGACCTGACCTATTTTTTCCCTAAAATATTCATACTTAATCCTTTCCTGGGCAGCATGCTGATCGACAATATAAAGACCATCACGCCCCTGGGCAAAAAGATAGGTGCCGTGCATCTTTCCGAAAAATTCAAGTTCCGGGAAGGTCGACTTTTCTTCGCCTTCAAGTTTTTTTGCAAGACCACTTAAATTTTTTACATTTTTTTTATCAAGCTGGTGGAAATCAGGATGCTCTGAATCTTCTGAGACAGGTCCATTCTCTCTCTTAGCCTGTTTGGCCCCCAGAGGTTGACTAACTCTTTCTTCTTGAAATTCCCCTTCTGGAACACTAGATCCTTCAAAAGAAGGACCAGCATTCCTGTCGATTTCAACAGTTGTTTCCTTTAATCCTTCCTCAGCAACAAAGAAATCCTTTTTTTCCTGGTCATAAAAAAGATTGGTGCTTTTTAAGGGCAGGCTCGTTTGAATACCCTTGGTCTCCCTTGTTTTGGAAGATTTTTGCAAATTGTCTAAGGCATCTGGAATCAAAGTTTCCTTGTTTAAGCTCTCAGCAATCAGCCTTGATATGAGATCCATAAGCTCTTTTTCCTTAGAAAGACGGACTTCCTGCTTACTTGGATGGACATTGACATCAATCAAAAAGGGATCCAGTCTAATATCAAGCACAGCCAGCGGAAAACGCCCCACCATAAGCTTACTACCGTAGCCATTAATAATAGCCCGGTTAATCAAGAAATTCTTAATATAGCGGCCATTGATTAAAACCGTAATGTAATTTCTATTGGCACGGGTAAGTTCAGGAAGGGAAATATAACCCCTAATATCAAAATCAAGGTCACTTCCTGAAATTTCAACCATTTTTTTAGCGGTTGCTAGACCGTAAACCCCAGCAAGGGCTGCACGCAAGTCCCCATTTCCTGCCGTCCTCATCAGGCTTCTTCCATCACTTATAAGGGTAAAGGAGATTTCCGGGTGAGCAAGACTCTGGCGATTAAGTACATCACTTATATGAGAAAGCTCTGCCTGCATACTTTTCACATATTTTAGTCTAGCAGGGGTATTGAAAAACAAATTTTCAACCCTGATTTTAGTCCCCTGCCTTTTAGCCAAGAGCTTAACTTCTTTAATATGACCACCTTCAGCAAAAAGCCTGCTCCCTGCCGCTTCATCAGCAACGCTTGTTTCAATCGTCATGAGGCTAACACTTGCAATACTTGGCATGGCCTCTCCCCTGAAACCAAGACTTTTAATTCGAAAGAGGTCATCAATCGTTTTAATTTTACTGGTAGCGTGACGCTTAAGGGCAAGTTCAATATCATCACTACTAATACCCTCTCCGTTGTCTGTTACAACAATCGATTTCAAACCACTTTCTTCAATGCTTACGGTAATTTGGGTACTTCCAGCATCAATTGCGTTTTCAACAAGCTCTTTTACAACACTTGCAGGACGCTCAACTACCTCACCAGCCGCAATTTTATCAGCCAAGTAGGGATCTAATTCTATAATTTTTGCCATCTTTTTCTCCCTCTTCTAATCTATGATAATTATAACAAAAAAGTGGCTGACCACTTTTTCATCTAATATTTTAAAATGTAGATTTTTCTAAGAAAACTAAAGTAGACCCTTTAACTCCCAAAGAAAGTTCATCGAATCCATTAGAGTCATGCTTGTTAAGTCGAGATTGCGGATTTTTTCAAGAATCTCCCCGTCAATTTGGGGATCAGTGAAAAGATCCAGCTGCTGAACCCTTTCCTCAACCTTATTTTCTACTATATTATTTTCTGTTATCTGTTCTACTTGTAGCTTATACTGTGAGTCATTCTCTTTTGATTTCTCTTCTAAAGAAGCCAAAATACTCTCAGATCTTTCCAGTAAATCTTCCGGAAGTCCGGCAATCCTTGCCACATGAATTCCGTAGGACTTATCAGCTGGACCATCTTCAATCTTATGGAGGAAGGTAACTGTCCCATTTTCTTCAAGAGTTGAGACATGAACATTTTTTAAGGCTGTAAGGGTCTTTGAAAGTTCTGTTAACTCGTGATAGTGAGTGGCAAAAAGGGTCTTTGCATGGATATTACGGGCAATGTATTCAATGATTCCTTGGGCTAAAGCCATACCATCATAAGTCGCAGTCCCCCTCCCCAGTTCATCAAATAAGATCAAACTCCTACTTGTTGCCAGACGGATGGCATTATTAGCCTCCATCATCTCAACCATAAAGGTTGACTGACCTGAGGTCAGATCATCACTTGCTCCAATTCTTGTAAAAATAGCATCGAACAGAGGTAAAACCGCTCTTTGAGCTGGTAGATATGAACCCATCTGAGCCATGATTACAGAAAGAGCCAACTGGCGCATGTAGGTCGATTTACCACTCATATTAGGACCTGTAATCAGCTGAATTTCAACGTCCTCAGATAAAATAATATCATTTGGTATATATTCCTGCCTGCCAAGAACCTTCTCAACAACTGGATGCCTTCCGCCTTCAAGAATCAGGTTTCGTCCTTCCTCAAGAATTTCTGGTCTTGAATATTGGTAGTTTTCTGCTACAAGGGCAAGTGAAAGGAGGCAATCAAGTTCACCCACAGCTCTTGATAAGGCCTGAATCCTTGGAATATAGGATTCAACTAAAGCTCTCAATTCTAAAAATAATTCATACTCATAGACTGATGATTTCTCCCTGGCTTCAATCATCCTTCCCTCAATTTTGGCCAATTCCTCACTACCAAAACGCTCAGAATTTTTAAGGGTTGCCTTCCTAAAGAAGTGTTCAGGAACTTGATCTAAATTACTGTTGGTAATGTGGAAATAGTAACCATCCTTACGGTTATAGTCAATTCTTAGGCCATTAATTCCTGAATTTTGCCGCTCGCGCAACTCAAGCTCTGAAATCCATGCTGTTCCGTCCCTTAAGGTAATCCGGTAGTCATCAAGTATATCATTGTAGCCGTCCTTAATAATCCCGCCTTCGGTTATAGACTTGGGTGCATCCTCAGAGATGCTGTTCCCTAGAAGTTTTCTTAGGTCTTGGATTTCATCAAAAGACCCAACCAAAGTATCTAAAACAGGACTTGCAATACTCTCTAAAATTCCTCTAATTCTTGGTACCTGCCTGAGGGTATTTAAAAGCTGCAGCAGATCTTGACCATGGGCCTTACCAAAGGAAATCTTACTGGATAGTCTTTCAATATCATAAACTCCTTTTAGGGCCTCTAAAAGATCAGCCCTTTCAAAGAAGTTATCAAGAAAGACTTGAATCAGATCCTGCCTCCGTCTAATCTTATGGGCCTGAATGAGGGGACGCTCAATCCATGAACGCATCATCCTGGTTCCCATGGCAGTCTTCGTTTCATCCAAAAGACCAAATAGGCTCCCTTGTTTTTTACCTGTCTTAAAATTAGCTGTAAGTTCAAGGGAACGCTTGGTGGCATAATCCATTTTTAAAAAGTCGGTTAACTCATAGGTTCTAAGTTCCTGCAAGTGACTTAGACTTCTTTTCTGGGTCTCTTTAACATAAGTAAGAAGTTTTGCGGCAACACTTTTTTCAAGGGAGCTCAAGGAAGCCTGAATCAGGTCAGATTCCTCTGCAACAAAATCTGCTTCCTTTTGATAACTTACTAGAATATTAAGTTTTACCTTGATTAAATCAAGGTCTGCCTCATCTGCCTCATAACCCAAAATAATTTCCTTGGTCTGAAGGCTTGCGGCTTCATTTAAGACATCTAAAAAATCAGCAATCTTTGTTACGTAAAACTCACCTGTCGCAAGATCAATATAAGAAAAGCCATATGATTCTCCGTCATAGTCAACAGCAGTTAGATAGTTATTGGTCTTGTCACCATTTAGACTATCAACGGCTGTACCAGGAGTTACAACCTGTACTACCTCCCTTTTGACCACACCCTTAGCTGTTTTGGGATCCTCCACCTGTTCGGCAATGGCCACCTTGTAGCCCAAATCAACTAGGATATCAATGTACTGCTGGGCACTGTGGTAGGGCATTCCAGCCATGGGGATGGGATTTTTAGCATTTTTATTCCTGCTCGTTAATGTTAGTTCTAAAATTTGAGCAGCTCGGACTGCATCCTCATAAAAAAGCTCATAAAAATCACCCATCCTAAATAAAAGTAAGGCATCTGAATAATCTGCCTTAATATTTAGATACTGCTGCATTCCTGGTGATATTTTTTCCTCTGCCATTTTCTTACCTTCCTTAATTTAAGGACCTATCTATTCTTATTTCTCTTTGTCAGTTGCCTGTTTCAAACCCTCATTAATCTTTCTTTCAAGCTCCCCTGAAATATAATCCAAAAGATCACTAACATCTAAAAGTTTAGCACGATACTGCCTTATCAGCAGGTCCTTATTTAAATCTTCTTCAATTTCAGTCGCCCTTTGGAGGGTTTCTTCATAGGCCCGATTTTTTTCAATCTTTTTAAAAAGAACTGCCTCCTTCTGGAGGTCCTTCATTTCTTTTTCCTTTTGCCAGATGACCGGGTTTTCCTTAATCTTTCCTTCAAGTTCCTTAAAATCACGCACATAGTCAAGTTCAGCTAGGCTATTCTGTAATTCCTTGAGAGCTTCTTCATAAGCCTTATTATTCTTCATAAGAAATAGCCCTATTTACCTCAGCATAAAGATTTTCAGCGTCTTCAATACTTGCGCAAGTTACTAGAAGAGTATCAGCTCCTGCAAGAGTTCCTAAAATTCCTTCATGATTTGATTCATCCAAAATATTAGCTAAAATATCAGCTTCTGAAAGTCTGGTATGAATTACTACCATGAACATAACACTTGAAACCTTTAAAACATGATTGCGAAAACTTTGATCAAGCCCTTCAAAAGGACTAAGTTCCCCGTCAAGTAAAGTATAAAACGATCCAGAAGAGGATCTATTTTTAATAATTCCAAGTTCTCTAATATCGCGTGACAATGTAGCCTGAGTAGTGCTTGCCCCGTTTTCTGCCAGAAGTCTACTAAGACCTTCCTGGGTTTCAATTTTATTTTCTCTTATTAATTTCTTAATAAGTTTATGTCTATCATTCTTCTTCATGCTAATAATTATACTAAAATTTATCATTTTTATAAATATAGGACACTTATCATTATCTGACTCAACTACAGTTTAAAAAAATTATCCAATCCTATCAAATGATTTTCAAGACTTTAGTATTGTAAGGCATTAATGCACCTTTTCATCCACTTTAACAAATCCCTTACAAATGGTGAAAAGGTTAAATGAAAAACAACTTTATGTTATAATATTCAGAGCTAAACAAATAAAATAGGAGACCCTAATGGACGATAAAAAACTAGTTGCTGGAAAAATTTTTGCAGCTCTTGATGGAGCCCTTGAGCTTCAAGATATCGAGAACCTACTCGAAAAACCAAAAAACTCTGACATGGGAGACATCGCCTTCCCTGCCTTCACCCTGGCTAAGTCTCTACGGAAGGCCCCACAAATGATCGCAGCTGACCTTGCTGAATCAATCGACAAAGACGGACTTGAAAAAGTTGTCGCGATGGGACCATACCTTAACTTCTTCCTGGACAAGAACGCTGTTTCAACTAAGGTCCTTGACGAAGTTGTAGCACGTAGTGACCACTATGCCGACCAAAATATCGGTGAAGGTGCGAACGTTGCCATCGACATGTCTAGCCCAAATATCGCAAAACCTTTCTCAATTGGACACCTGCGTTCAACTGTAATCGGGGACGCTCTAGCTAACATCTACAAGAAAATTGGCTACAACCCAATCAAGATCAACCACCTGGGAGACTGGGGTAAACAGTTTGGGATGCTGATTGTTGCCTACAAGAAATACGGGAACGAAGAGGCTGTTAAGGCTCACCCAATCGACGAACTATTAAAACTTTACGTCCGCATCAATGAAGAGGCCGACACTGATCCAACAGTTGACGAGGAAGCTCGCGCCTGGTTCAGAAAGCTTGAGGATGGTGACGAGGAAGCTCTTAGCCTTTGGAAATGGTTCCGTGACGAGTCGCTTGAAGAGTTCAACCGCCTGTATGAAAAAATGGGAGTTGAGTTCGACTCATACAACGGTGAAGCCTTCTACAATGACAAGATGGATGAAATCGTAAACCTGCTTGAAGACAAAGGACTGCTTCAGGAATCTCAAGGGGCTACAATTGTTGACCTTGAAGAATACGGCCTAAATCCAGCCCTTATCAAGAAGTCTGACGGTGCTACTCTTTACATCACCCGTGACCTTGCTGCTGCCAAATTCCGTAAGGACAACTACGACTTTGCTAAATCTATCTACGTGGTAGGTGGAGAACAGGCTGCCCACTTCAAACAACTTAAGGCTGTTCTTACTGAAATGGGATTTGACTGGGCAAACGACGTTGAACACGTGCCATTTGGTCTAGTAACCCGTGAAGGTAAAAAACTTTCTACCCGTAAAGGTAACATTATCCGTCTTGAGCCTACAATGGACGAGGCTGTTGAACGTGCCCTAAAACAAATTGAGGCTAAAAATCCTAACCTTGCCAACAAGGAAAAAATTGCCCACCAGGTAGGTGTTGGTGCCGTTAAGTTCTTTGACCTTAAAAACGAACGTACAAATGGATATGACTTTAGCCTGGAAGACATGTTAAGCTTTGAGGGTGAAACTGGACCTTATGTGCAGTACACTCACGCCCGCATCCAGTCAATCCTTAGAAAAGCTAACTACGTGGCTGATTCAACAGTTGTTGCAAACTTCGACGATGCTGAATCTTGGGAAATCATCAAGCTGATTCAAGAATTTCCAGCAGTTATCCACCGTGCAGCTGACCGTAATGAGCCTTCAGTTATTGCCAAATACGCAATCAACCTGGCCCAGGCCTTCAACAAATACTACGCCCACGTACGTATCCTTGAAGAAAATGATGGACTACAAGCTCGTTTGGCTTTAGCTGACTCAACAGCAACTGTAATCAAAGAAGCCCTCCGCCTACTAGGTGTTGAAGCTCCAGAAGAAATGTAATAAAAGAAAAAGCGCTGATGCGCTTTTTTTGTTTTTTTCCTTATAAATGTTTTTTCTACCTTTCTTTAGTGCTATAATAAGCTCATAAAGGAGATAAAATGAATAAAAAAGTATTTTTTCTAGTTCTTATTTTTTGGTTATTCCTAGAGGTCTTGGAATACTTGCTTCCAAGTACCTCTCCCTGGCTTAGTGGATTATCTTTTTGGATTCCCATCTTCTATGTGGCCTACTATCTTCTTCGTTATATTTATCTGTGGCTGAAGACTCCTGTCACCAAATAAAATAAAATAAAAAAATACCTAACCGCGGCCAGGTATTTTTCTCTAATTAGAAATCTAATTAGAATTTTTTACGTTTACGAGCTGCTTCTGATTTACGTTTACGTTTTACAGAAGGTTTTTCGTAGTGCTCACGTTTGCGAGCTTCTTGAAGAGTTCCAGCTTTTGTTACAGAACGTTTGAAACGACGAAGAGCATCATCAAGAGATTCATTTTTACGAACTACAGTTTTTGACATATTTTTCACCCCATTCCCGTTTCATTGTTATGCAAAGAAGCATACCAGATAATTCTATCATAAATAGAT
Proteins encoded:
- a CDS encoding YlbF family regulator, with protein sequence MKNNKAYEEALKELQNSLAELDYVRDFKELEGKIKENPVIWQKEKEMKDLQKEAVLFKKIEKNRAYEETLQRATEIEEDLNKDLLIRQYRAKLLDVSDLLDYISGELERKINEGLKQATDKEK
- the argS gene encoding arginine--tRNA ligase, with the translated sequence MDDKKLVAGKIFAALDGALELQDIENLLEKPKNSDMGDIAFPAFTLAKSLRKAPQMIAADLAESIDKDGLEKVVAMGPYLNFFLDKNAVSTKVLDEVVARSDHYADQNIGEGANVAIDMSSPNIAKPFSIGHLRSTVIGDALANIYKKIGYNPIKINHLGDWGKQFGMLIVAYKKYGNEEAVKAHPIDELLKLYVRINEEADTDPTVDEEARAWFRKLEDGDEEALSLWKWFRDESLEEFNRLYEKMGVEFDSYNGEAFYNDKMDEIVNLLEDKGLLQESQGATIVDLEEYGLNPALIKKSDGATLYITRDLAAAKFRKDNYDFAKSIYVVGGEQAAHFKQLKAVLTEMGFDWANDVEHVPFGLVTREGKKLSTRKGNIIRLEPTMDEAVERALKQIEAKNPNLANKEKIAHQVGVGAVKFFDLKNERTNGYDFSLEDMLSFEGETGPYVQYTHARIQSILRKANYVADSTVVANFDDAESWEIIKLIQEFPAVIHRAADRNEPSVIAKYAINLAQAFNKYYAHVRILEENDGLQARLALADSTATVIKEALRLLGVEAPEEM
- the rpsU gene encoding 30S ribosomal protein S21; amino-acid sequence: MSKTVVRKNESLDDALRRFKRSVTKAGTLQEARKREHYEKPSVKRKRKSEAARKRKKF
- the mutS gene encoding DNA mismatch repair protein MutS; the encoded protein is MAEEKISPGMQQYLNIKADYSDALLLFRMGDFYELFYEDAVRAAQILELTLTSRNKNAKNPIPMAGMPYHSAQQYIDILVDLGYKVAIAEQVEDPKTAKGVVKREVVQVVTPGTAVDSLNGDKTNNYLTAVDYDGESYGFSYIDLATGEFYVTKIADFLDVLNEAASLQTKEIILGYEADEADLDLIKVKLNILVSYQKEADFVAEESDLIQASLSSLEKSVAAKLLTYVKETQKRSLSHLQELRTYELTDFLKMDYATKRSLELTANFKTGKKQGSLFGLLDETKTAMGTRMMRSWIERPLIQAHKIRRRQDLIQVFLDNFFERADLLEALKGVYDIERLSSKISFGKAHGQDLLQLLNTLRQVPRIRGILESIASPVLDTLVGSFDEIQDLRKLLGNSISEDAPKSITEGGIIKDGYNDILDDYRITLRDGTAWISELELRERQNSGINGLRIDYNRKDGYYFHITNSNLDQVPEHFFRKATLKNSERFGSEELAKIEGRMIEAREKSSVYEYELFLELRALVESYIPRIQALSRAVGELDCLLSLALVAENYQYSRPEILEEGRNLILEGGRHPVVEKVLGRQEYIPNDIILSEDVEIQLITGPNMSGKSTYMRQLALSVIMAQMGSYLPAQRAVLPLFDAIFTRIGASDDLTSGQSTFMVEMMEANNAIRLATSRSLILFDELGRGTATYDGMALAQGIIEYIARNIHAKTLFATHYHELTELSKTLTALKNVHVSTLEENGTVTFLHKIEDGPADKSYGIHVARIAGLPEDLLERSESILASLEEKSKENDSQYKLQVEQITENNIVENKVEERVQQLDLFTDPQIDGEILEKIRNLDLTSMTLMDSMNFLWELKGLL
- the argR gene encoding arginine repressor, producing the protein MKKNDRHKLIKKLIRENKIETQEGLSRLLAENGASTTQATLSRDIRELGIIKNRSSSGSFYTLLDGELSPFEGLDQSFRNHVLKVSSVMFMVVIHTRLSEADILANILDESNHEGILGTLAGADTLLVTCASIEDAENLYAEVNRAISYEE